In the genome of Crassostrea angulata isolate pt1a10 chromosome 6, ASM2561291v2, whole genome shotgun sequence, the window catacatgtatacgtaatacaacgtacaaatttagtggttaaaagcagagggctagagtcggtggaatctctgataatcttaaggctttcacgttttcgttggaaacacttgcaaatggtccacgtattgtagtccttttttaaaggacagcaacttgtttagACATTTATCGATGATGCAGGCGTTTAATCATACTTTCTCTCAACTTAATGGTTCTTTGCTCGTCTGAAAATATACACACATCCTTTCTGCATAAGATACGGATGCTGTCCATGTGATAAACATACTACCATGACGTAATTCACAATAATTGAATGAGCATGCCGCCATGGATCCAAATAAGTGCCTAAATTGTGAGCAaccatttcaaattaaaaagaaaggttttaaaagaaaatcaatttcaaaactGGCCATACCCTTAAACAGGCTCAATGACATTTTAGACAAAAAAATCACTCTTCCTTTAACACCGACCCAGAAGTTTTTGTGTAATGACTGTGCATCATTGAcacttaaaatttataaacatgaCACAAAAAAGAACTCTAGTTTCATAAAACCAGAAAaattgaatgtaaaaaaaaaattcagctttACTCCTGTGAAACTTGTCAAAAGAAAATGCCTGACATCTACCCCTAAACATCTGACTTCAACCCCAGTAAAATCTAttacattaaaaacatttaagaaaGAGGGGTTCAAAGACAAAGTGTGCAGGTACATCAAAGATTCATACTATGACTATGCCTTGAGAATTATGATTAAGAAAAGCAAGTGCGCAAGAGATGCTGTGATGAATGTTCTAAGGCGCATGATTAAGAAGGAGGTGAAAAATGCTAACGTTCCATCCCTCAAAATTCCATCAACTGTGAAGTCTTTACAGGATTTTCAATGGCAACGAGTTATGCAAGAGGCAAGTCATAATATTCCTCTCCTGACAGGACTTTTGCAAGGATCATTGTCATGTCGTTGGAACAAAAATGCTGACATGtaagttaaaaaattaatctgtACATGATGCATAAACCAAAATAAAGGAGTACAGCATGACTGCTATTATTTTGCTAATACCTAAATTGCACTTTAAAAAACACCTGTGAAAGAaaagtttatataaaaattgataaacacaGGATTTTTGGTTAAATACTGGACCCttgtaattaatttatttgGAACATTGAAGTAAAAGTTAGTACCTGTTGCATTAGTACTTGCAGGTTTGAAAGTTAAAACTAGGGATTCATTTTACAACTATGTGAATATAATTTGTGcataaaatgaaaagtatatatttttataatatagaaAAAATGGCATTTGCATATTTCTATTCCTCTTTGATTATACTTGTGGAGCATTATACAATTCATGTGTGTTCTATACCTCAATACTTAAAATATTACAGAGATGACAAAGGTAATGTTAGTTCACTTGTGCCAGCCCTAGGATTTCTTATGGGTACCATTTTGCATTTCCACAATCCCAAGAAGTACAATCTTCTCCAGACTATTATATCTGTTGAAATGTACAGATCAGGATGCAACCAAAAGGTATTACAATATAATCATTGTTGTACCAttatgaaattttgaagaaaaaaattaaagatattaacCTCCCTCCCaccctaaaaaaattaaatgtacatagcaactgtttttacattttatcaacatttcAATTACAGATTTTTAGGTGGTTCCAAAAGCTGGGATGGTGTAAGGGTGTTAAGGGAACAAGAACAGCAGTCGATAAATTGTGCACAGAGTTTGATGACAGCATTAACTCCTGGAACAATGCTATTCaggtgaataatttttttttctgaatattgACAGGAGTTAATCTGTTTTATAATGGACCAACCAGAATCAAAATTAGTTTTCATATTGAATAATAATgtgatatttattaaatttacacattttGATAAATCATCACATTTCATATGTCCAGGTAGAACTGCAAGGACCCCAACCTGATGAGCATCAGTCATCAGTAGAGGACTCGGACTCGAACAGCTCTGATGACTCAGTCAACTCCATCATTTCAGCGAGTTCAGAGAACCAAGACTCATCTGATGCGGAAGTTAGTAGTGAAGATGAAGTAGATGCCATTCCTCTTCCACAATTCTTTCCTAAATGATAAAATTGAGAATGGAAATATGAGTATGTGACAAAAATTTgtaattcaattttacaaacattttttctttagtGTCATAGTGACAAATGTCCATTACCACAACTTTTAACAAAAGGTATAAatgtgattttgtttacatttatgtcTCTTTAATTATCTAATCATAACTTGAGTTTATTGACTTGCCTTTAACAGATCCAGGTTACAGTGTGTGCTGGGATAATGTCCAGAAGTTGAGCGTGACACGGCATCATCTTCGACAAGACAATAAAATGATGCTGTGGGCCCTGTGTTTTGCAGCCAAGAACAGGATATCCTTCCGTCATCTGGATGATGTTGACGACAAGTGTTCTATAAGTGACATACAACTGAAGGTAAGTGATGAACATACAATGTATAATTATTACGTGTGTAAATTAACTAATTAGCTGTTGTACAAATTTATGCTGTACATAAATTTAACTAttactgcatgtacatgttttttttagaattaccTACCATCCATCCAGGATTGGAGAAATCTTCAGAAACGAATGGAATGTGTTGTCCAGAATATAGTTCAGAAAAACTTCCCTCAGTTCAGTGAAGCTCATGTGGCAACTATCCAGCATCAGTACTCTGATATTTCTGAAACAAAGTCAGAAATTGTGAGTTTACTAATGTATCCGTTTTAATGGTTTTAATTTGACACAGATTATGCTATAGgaaatagaaacaaaaaattattataattgaaaaattttcaatatatatatataattgcaGGCTTTCTTGATTACAATAAGTAACTATTTTGATCAGGTAAATCTTGGAGTtattcaagaaaatccatcctcCGCTCGTGGAACacttgaaatattaaaatatctcCATAAGTATGTACCAATTGGACAGAATGGACATCCATATCCAATCCTTTGTCATGGAGACCAGCTTAGTGTTGAAAGAATGGTAGAAGCAAAGCTGCCAATGGCCTTCAGTGAGGATGAAACAGATCAGCTTACTGGACTTATTCCAAGACCACAAGGAGTTCATAAAAGATGCACAATACTTCAAGATTCAATGAACATGTTGTTTAGTGGGAGCACAGTGGGAGATAAGGGTTCTCTGTTTCATATCAAGAACAGATTTGGCTTCCGTacagtgaagaaaaaaatctctgACTGTGTTAACTCTGCTGTGGATTTCTTCAATTTTGTTACAGAAGGAAGTGTTTGTATGATTGTCtgtaatattttgaacattgataACATTGATGTGAACTCTGATGTCATACCTGAGGATGGCACTGAAAGACAGGAAATGTTCGAAGACATCTGTAAAAGAGTGGTTCATCTCGTTTGGCCCCAAATAGATATGAAGTCTATACAGCAGGCTGCAGAGGGTGATGTAGTACAAGACTCAGACTCTGATGATGACCCTCAATACCTTGATGACACCATCCTCTACTGGAATGATCAGACACAAGATGAGTTGGAGGAGACTTTGCCCTACTATGAAGATTCTGATGATGAGTTTGGTATGAATTAAACATGACATGACAACTATTGATTTTAGTCAAACCTCATGATCTCGAAATAGATGAACCTGGTTAAAAAGTCTAGATACCcaagtatttgagatatcaaatGTAAATTACTTAAAGTAAAAGTGGTTTGGACTTAggtacaaatcacttcgacatatccattgtattcgagatatgggttttcgagatattgaagttcaactgtatttgcatattaatgtttttgataaataaaaatttaaaatttgtgcaCATATTAGCTGTGTCTGAAAATGtctttacttttgataaataaaaatttaaaatttgtgcaCATATTAGCTGTGTCTGAAAATGTCTTTACTTCTGATTTTAGATTTACCTGAAGTAGTAGACCAAAACAGTGGTGATTCTGTGTTTCAGTATAGTTGTTGCATGCTGTGGCGTGGTCTTCTGCACATGGTACAAACAAATGCAGAACGATACAACAATGGGGAACAGCTTATATCGGACTGGAGGCTAGACATGGTGGATTTCTGGAATAACAACCACAATAAGTATCTTATTCTGGGACACAGACTCTTAGCAggtaatgaattaataaaataaatctgtaAGTTACCATGAAAGAAAgcatttttaggaaaaaaagtttaaatatgtGTCTCATACTCGCAAAATATCTGTCAGGTATCAATGGATTGTTGCCTACGAGAATTCGGAGTGAAGTTGTGTGGAACAGCACAGCGAATCTATTGGGAAAACCAGGCCATAATATTGCTTTGGATCTGGTTAATGAGTTCCTGAAAAATGAGTTTAAGGGTAAGCGTCCTTTAATAAAGAAGTAATTTCGTtcattatatgaattaaatcttTGAAAGATCTTTTACAGTGCAccttttatatatttcatacttACAGCTAACCTGAAAAACTCTCATGGGCAATACACAGAAACACAGGTCTCAAGATGTAGTAAAATTGTTGGGAGTGTAGGGAAAGCCATTGAGGAGATCCTCCAGGTTAATGTCATCCAAGATTATATTCCACGCTCGCCATCATCAGATGGCTCTTCAAAAGCAAAGTTAAAGAAATTTATTGAAGAGTATGGAATGAAAGATTTGTTTGTTGACAAAGGAGATGAAAGACATCACAGTGGATTTGATGATTTCAGACATAACATTTCAGTGAAAAATCCAGAGAAATTAAATGCCAggttaaataaatatgttaaagTGCTGGAAAATGAagaatttctttataattaataaaatattataaatatgaatgtATACCTGTCTTTCCTAATGTTTCCTAATTCTTGTTTTTGGCCTTCATCCTGCACGGACAAGCTTCTTGACATAGATAACAACAACTGCACTGAGAACACTCACATTCAATACAGTTTAGTTTACAAAGTGATTGTAATATAGAGGAGTATCCAATGAAATAAGAGAGAATAGAGTCCCTAAAACACTCTGTCCTGCACTTGTCCAATGAACTACATAACTCCTTCATTTCATCTGAAGCATGAAGTAATGATCCAGGGGTTACAAAGTACATGGCCTTTGCCTTGCGTCCATCTCGCCCTGCCCTACCAACCTCCTGCCAATAGTCCATTACAGAGCTACATGCACCCCAGTGAATGACAAGGTCAATGTCTGGGATGTTGATCCCCATACCAAATGCGATAGTGCAGACTGCAAGTCGTATCACACTGTCTGACTTTGAAATCTCATGCAGTATGTACTCAGGATCTTTGGTAGCCATTCCAGCATGATACAAAGCAATGTGGCTGTTGCGCTGAAcctttttttgttcaaaataggCACCTTCTTTTAAATGGCCCAATATATCCCGGTAAAGGCGGCCACCTTGACTCAAGCTCCTACAATTTTGAAGAGTATACCCggtaaatactttaaaatataaattgaagtATGaaccccaatttttttttatcttgcaGACAATAGCTTTTTATAGATTCATTAACAATTTACCTAACATGTACTAAAGTCTTCCTGGTTTtgataccattttctttaatatcATTAAACAGCCACTCAAGttcttcaaaaatatcttttgacCTCTTGTATTCCAGGTAAATGTTAGGTCTGTtgagtttaaaaattaaaacatatcataacaaaagatttaaaaacacACTGAGAGTACAAGAATATTTTGGCTATGAATTTTCAGTTGTGGTCATTCGTTATACATGTGTACTGTGATCCTTCATTACACAAAAGTTACCTGTCAGGAGATGCAGTGAACATTTTTAGACCAGGTAAGTGAATTCCGCTCGTGGTGTGCTTCAGAATCTGCTGTGTGCAGGTGTGAGTAAGCATAAGGAATGGAGTTCTTGGAAAATGGGAGCGAAGTTCTCCGAGTCTTGCAAAGGTTGAACGAAAAGTATCACCCCTTTAACATTAAATCAAATGTGCTTTCatcagatatatgtatattctAGAACCATAAGAGTTTGTTATTTTGTTGACATTAGATGTGTAATGGGAAAATATAGAGAAGGATTAACAAAGATAAAGAAGTCACTATGTATGTCACTTCATATgaacatacaatgtacatatataattaacAAGAATCAGAACACCTTAAAATTAcctcaaaattaaattaaaactctTACCAGGACTCCAAAATGTGTGCCTCATCTATGGCAATCAGTGCAACTCTGTCACGATACAAACTGGAATTGAGTATTATGTTTCCCCATGACTCGAAATTTAGAAGTGTCTCTGGTGACATATATAGAATTGAATATTCACCTGTCTTTATGcctatataaatattaatatatacccTTTTAGTTCAACAAACcagtgttaatttttttttcaagcaagCTGTACAATTTATTCAAAGataaacacaaaattatatCATACCTATAATAACCTCATGACTCATCTCATCCATGCCTTTCATGACGGCAGCAGGAATGCCATGATCAAAATTCTGCTTGCACTGATCTATCATAAGACTCTTTAAGGGGGATATGACAATGCATACATGTCTAACGTCTGACTTCTGTTGATCAAGAATCAAAGGGGGCAATAAAAAACATACACTTTTGCCAAACCCGGTAGGGAAAACACCCACAGTATGctttttttccaaaatactCTCTATCACAGATATCTGTTCGTCTTTAAGTTcgaattcaaaattatatagtGGTCTAACCTCTTCGAATATCTTCTTAACATTGAATGCAGCCATGATTATTTACTGTGTGAAATTTGTGCATTACGTCATAAATTCTTCTTTCACGTGAGACAGTTAATTTAAGGGTGTATATTTTCAGACGAGCAAAGAACCATAAAGTTGAGAGAAAGTATGCGTGATTAAACGCCTGCATCATCGATAAATGTCTAAACTGAATAAGTAAACTCATAAAAATAGTTGTCAGTGTTTATTTGTTAAGATACAGACCGAAATCAAATCAAATGCCGGTTGTTGTGAAGGTAAACACGTGAAACGCGAGttagagttatgcccctttatCACGTGACCAAATAACGagatctcgctactaggtaaacatggCTGTCATAAGgcaagttttttaaaacgatgacattccaaggcgaaggatggccgttcggaaccattgaaaggaaaacaaagttacCAGAGTTGgggtaaactatatgtttaattaataaatccaattttttaggcggttgaatgcttttaaagtcggatataattccGGAAGCGAGCGACCAAAAAAACGGCGGCAtaaatcggaggtttttacaacgcttggaactgtagctctctggtttgtctatccgaattttttcaaccagagagctacagatctgcagctagcagaaacgcagttacaatatctaaatgtatatcaaataagggaccgccttctggcggcccgtaataaaaataatatcatactAGTTGGCTTTTTATTGCCTCTATTTTCTCtagatttttttgtttcatttaaggtcgctcactacaccttgaaatattttctcaaatctgCAATAATTACTTGATTaagatagatatcataatgaataagaagtattttagtcaaatatgcaaaaaaaaaattgcaattttagatgaaaaatataattaattaacaTGAACTAAAGCTCCAGGCGAactcgaactcatgatctgcggttcagaagcacAATCCTTTAACCACTTAGCTATGACGACATACAATCGAATCGaaagatataaacaatttaacaaaacatttaaatcgccatcttgtgacgtagtgtcatGTAAGGGGTAACAGGCAACTTGCCTCCACAAGGTAATTTTTAAATGGATGGTAGCATTAATAAGTGTTGATGCAGCATTTTGAAAgagttttacataattttatatttcaaaagtaAATCATGACAAAAAATCTCGTGACTTGGATGTTGTATTACACAACACTAATTTTTAGCGGAACAAGGAAGGTAATGGAAAATATATTAACAGACTATTTGGCTCCTGACAGAGAAAATTTGAaaccaacatacatgtattttttacttaattttagTCATTATCAGCTACCAAAAAGCTGTTAGCTATACGATATGAAAGTAAAAAGTTGTTGTGcgttttcgtttttttttaataaaaagatgtGTATGTGAAATAAATGGTAGAGTGTTCTTGGTATCATCAtattggaaatttaaaaaaatcaactgacgggaaaaattattatatttttgcgttatgtcatacatgtatatacttaattATGTCTGTATCTTTTGCAATCATCTTAAAAAtagtttgttattgattttaaaaatgttatatttgttaAGTTCAAGTATTTGACAACAGTTActatgattttttaatattcttaaTACTTTGTGCTAGGCTAAGCTTTTAGTTATAGAATCCTTTGTTCAGAGAAACAAATGGTTTGCAATTGCGGTCTTTCTTTTGATGTTTGCGTTCTTATATTTTGTCGTGTATCCTCATTGAAGTGGGTATGGCCTTTAATTTGAACAcatttcatgcgcggatccagaaaatttttccagggggggtccgaaggataattgtgtttgccagggggggtccgaggcatattttcgcgataattttactatgtaaatttaataaattttcattttccagggggggtcgggaccccccccccccgaccccccctctagatccgcgcatgcatttAAAAGCTATTGACCAAAGTAAGCATTTGGCAATGATTAGTTGAAATAGACTCAGTGGTTCTAAAGAATCCCTTTCCTGTACTGAACTTTAAAGGTAACAGCACTATAAAATAagcatttttcttatttataggATTTCACAGTAAATAGTGAAATAAAAGTGaataaactatattttttatattttattcaaatgtaACCCTCTCTAATATGTAATAGTTTGACGTaattaaggtatcccactcctcaatgttgttgtatcaagattttcttgagaagtatatcattgaaatctgtagacaaaacatacttaaaaaatacaaagataattgGGGGTCAGtatccatccctctgagttatggcctatttaatttgaccttttcgcacctaaaatgcaatttcaccctgattaggatttgttgtcagtatatttgattaagcaaacttatttcttaattatgcacaatggtcacactgaatagagggattacgcaAAAAATGTGTACGAAGTTACATAAAAAAttttgtgacctttttgcacttaaaatagacaatttctataatagttacaatttgatttgaaataaaaactttctgaatatcaagaattttataagattaatccagtttgcctaaatatgtattcagtatcattttgacataatataacatgggggtcagtgatgtcaaattttagatatagggcttcataggtaaaattctcgcaaaatttggccttaaaaaaattcagacatgttctatatatttgcatgattttatgctaaacggctatcacattctcaagatttgattttgtacatgttacacagaacctataaaatatgttacaaacctatcaaatgttaaataatgaataaagtaaaataaaagaaaagtatattgaatattcataaaattgcttgtttctgtcatttacgtcaaaaaaccttccgcacgaaaaaatagttccccaaaaaacttgtttgtttcttgaattcaaatggattttctttatgaatgttgtgtaattatgaaataataatctatctgtgatgattaaataaattaaatcatattcatttcaaatataatgatcatctgcgcaatgaaatcaaaacatgaggagtgagataccttaagtCAAACCACCATGAATTGCTGACGTCACTGGTCCATATACATCATAGGCAGATACATCATTAGTTAAAGCAGAGGATTTTGCCCATCCCCTCTCTCTTTCACTagtattttcaattattatttgatattttgattgtaATAGGCTACGGGCTCATATAGAGGACTAATACTCCTGTACCGGTTCTCTTAAGTGAAGTGAAGTGACGAGGATTGTAAAAACTGAAAGTTTATAGATGCTCATTTTCAACCCTAACAAAAATGGATCATATATTTTCAAGTCATTGTTTGTTTATCTTGCAACATGTATAATTCATCCAGatagatttatatttaataaattttaacaaatcaaCATCTAATTATATGACGCAATAGTGCTATCTTTATAGCTAAACGACGTCACaatcattttaatttagaaGTGAGTGCAAGCGGAAGGAGTTAAAGTATAGTATCGCTGACTGGTGCTGTGTGTTGAGATTGTTTGTCACTCTCGTGTTCAATAATGTCAATATATGTACGATCACCATCTTCCTGAATGGCGTTGTCATTTGATAAATCTCTCAGTTCAATGCTTTCACAGTTTACATTACCACTACCACTTAATTTGCTAGAGAAAAGATAGGTTgcgttcttttttatttcttcatatCTTTGATTCCTATcaaagaaaacacaaaacagCGTATTTCAATATATCAAACACAAAGAAACGTATACACAAATTATTGAAATCtcaattttttctctttaaatcaaaatatacctGAAGATTGCCCAACGTTGTTTTATAACTAATATTCCTATAGCA includes:
- the LOC128187623 gene encoding uncharacterized protein LOC128187623 → MSPETLLNFESWGNIILNSSLYRDRVALIAIDEAHILESWGDTFRSTFARLGELRSHFPRTPFLMLTHTCTQQILKHTTSGIHLPGLKMFTASPDRPNIYLEYKRSKDIFEELEWLFNDIKENGIKTRKTLVHVRSLSQGGRLYRDILGHLKEGAYFEQKKVQRNSHIALYHAGMATKDPEYILHEISKSDSVIRLAVCTIAFGMGINIPDIDLVIHWGACSSVMDYWQEVGRAGRDGRKDRVF